TGGCAATTGCTTATGCTGCAATGCTGATTCTTTTGTCCCAGTATTCTAGAAACAACCGGCTTTTCTGGCCTCTAGGTGCCACAGGTAGAATGGCTCTAACCACTTATATAATCCAATCGATCGTTTGCACGGTTCTGTTTTTTGGATATGGATTCGGTTGGTATGGAAGCGTTGGATTTACGGGGAAGTTCGTTGTCACGCTGATTTTGTTTACTTGTCAAATGGCAGCAAGCGCGTGGTGGTTAAATAGATATC
The Candidatus Neomarinimicrobiota bacterium DNA segment above includes these coding regions:
- a CDS encoding DUF418 domain-containing protein — its product is MAIAYAAMLILLSQYSRNNRLFWPLGATGRMALTTYIIQSIVCTVLFFGYGFGWYGSVGFTGKFVVTLILFTCQMAASAWWLNRYRYGPLEWLWRTMTYGRAPQMRLVEKTNM